In a single window of the Niabella ginsenosidivorans genome:
- a CDS encoding TetR/AcrR family transcriptional regulator, whose translation MPKAKHTQKLDVTTEEKIKAAARAVFHKKGFAATRTRDIAEEAGINLALLNYYFRSKEKLFNIIMTETLSGFVLSMTGVLNDETTELDKKVELIASSYIDLISKEPEIPVFIVSEIRNNPNSLLEKLPVQPLVHHSVFVKQHQTAVAAGKITEPNPLHFLMNLMGLIVFPFVGKPLIQGIFGLKNAQFNQLMQERKKRIPIWIKAMMKAK comes from the coding sequence ATGCCTAAGGCCAAGCATACACAAAAGCTGGATGTGACCACGGAGGAAAAAATAAAGGCTGCCGCCCGTGCCGTGTTTCATAAGAAAGGGTTTGCTGCTACACGTACAAGAGATATTGCCGAGGAAGCCGGGATCAACCTGGCCTTGCTCAACTATTACTTTAGAAGTAAGGAAAAACTGTTTAATATCATAATGACAGAAACTTTATCGGGGTTTGTGCTGAGTATGACCGGTGTGCTTAATGACGAAACAACTGAGTTGGATAAGAAAGTGGAACTGATCGCTTCCAGCTATATTGATCTTATTTCCAAAGAACCTGAAATTCCGGTCTTCATCGTAAGTGAGATTCGTAATAACCCCAACAGTTTACTGGAAAAATTGCCTGTACAGCCATTAGTGCATCACTCAGTTTTTGTGAAACAGCATCAGACAGCAGTGGCAGCAGGAAAGATCACAGAACCCAATCCTCTGCATTTTTTAATGAATTTAATGGGGCTGATCGTTTTTCCGTTTGTAGGTAAACCATTAATACAGGGCATTTTCGGATTAAAGAATGCGCAATTCAATCAATTGATGCAGGAACGAAAAAAGCGGATCCCGATCTGGATAAAAGCAATGATGAAAGCGAAATAA